A section of the Leptotrichia sp. HSP-342 genome encodes:
- a CDS encoding DKNYY domain-containing protein has translation MRSTVLRILGLLILIGNAGFSEYIIENGKIYYNEDYHKTLVVKRIDDEKSEKYLIKSPDLKSFKILNENFAKDKDTIYYKEYDILEADINSFEILDEDTGKDKNYIYLYGQTIRYENSGEPVDMKKVTFYENSKGKMDYFRNKNGIYVLQGMYAEKVDNVDKRTFEDLGGGFGRDKNWIYSGKMKLRNIDRESFENIGDGYIKDKNGIYRNTEVIFYNSEDSYNISRLENVDKGSFENIGEGYSKDKNNIYYNNEKFKNIDVKTFQLMGNGFSKDKNNVYFEKNKIEGAEAKTFQIVDNFFEKDKSNVFYKEYKLKNISPIEFQTLYMSKNANVAYAIFFKNKDGVFKLLIEDPFDLTKNKVVKLNVDKDSVKILSKNYYKDRNNVYCNDKVLKGADVKTFEMIGNDKDEAMDEFDEFIDALENIFDDSSSLEKSNETNKSTITAQDKNYKYEYCRIVK, from the coding sequence ATGAGAAGCACTGTTTTAAGAATATTAGGTTTGTTAATTTTAATAGGAAATGCGGGATTTTCTGAATACATTATTGAAAATGGTAAAATTTATTATAATGAGGATTATCATAAAACTTTGGTTGTAAAGCGGATAGATGATGAAAAAAGTGAAAAATATTTAATAAAAAGTCCCGATTTAAAGAGTTTTAAAATTCTGAATGAGAATTTTGCGAAAGATAAGGATACTATTTACTATAAGGAATATGATATTTTGGAGGCAGATATAAATAGTTTTGAAATATTGGATGAAGATACTGGAAAAGACAAAAATTATATTTATTTATATGGGCAGACTATACGGTATGAAAATAGTGGCGAGCCGGTAGATATGAAAAAAGTTACTTTTTATGAGAATTCTAAGGGTAAAATGGATTATTTTAGAAATAAAAATGGCATCTATGTTTTGCAAGGAATGTATGCAGAAAAAGTTGATAATGTGGATAAAAGAACTTTTGAAGATTTAGGTGGAGGCTTTGGAAGAGATAAAAACTGGATTTATTCTGGAAAAATGAAATTAAGAAATATAGATAGGGAAAGTTTTGAAAATATTGGTGATGGATATATAAAAGATAAGAATGGTATTTATAGAAATACAGAAGTAATTTTTTATAATAGTGAGGATTCCTATAATATCTCAAGGTTGGAAAATGTTGATAAAGGGAGCTTTGAGAATATCGGAGAGGGATATTCAAAAGATAAAAATAATATTTACTACAATAATGAAAAATTTAAGAATATAGATGTAAAAACTTTTCAATTAATGGGTAATGGTTTTTCAAAGGATAAAAATAATGTTTATTTTGAAAAAAATAAAATTGAAGGAGCAGAAGCAAAAACTTTTCAAATAGTGGATAATTTCTTTGAAAAAGATAAAAGTAATGTTTTTTACAAAGAATATAAATTAAAAAACATAAGCCCAATTGAATTTCAGACACTATATATGAGTAAAAATGCTAATGTTGCATATGCAATATTTTTTAAAAATAAGGATGGAGTATTTAAGCTGTTAATTGAAGATCCTTTTGATTTGACGAAAAATAAGGTTGTAAAATTAAATGTAGATAAGGATAGTGTAAAAATACTTAGTAAAAATTATTATAAAGATAGAAATAATGTTTATTGTAATGACAAAGTGCTAAAAGGTGCTGATGTAAAAACTTTTGAAATGATAGGAAATGATAAGGATGAAGCAATGGATGAATTTGATGAATTTATAGATGCTTTGGAAAATATTTTTGATGATTCTAGTTCACTAGAAAAAAGCAATGAAACTAACAAGAGTACAATTACAGCACAAGATAAAAATTATAAATATGAATATTGTAGAATTGTGAAATAA
- a CDS encoding DKNYY domain-containing protein, protein MKKIILKMTILLMIVIILACGKREDKDAKMENKKQNESESIAEKPKNQYVTDKGKVYYDGKVVKGAKAGTFEWIEGTWYGKDENNVYFEGKKIGKLEGKPIERVNNYLVKSGNALYYFYWKIDNLKNSKMEIIANKEDGAEYYIKDGKNVYFLERNINFLEFDGKLILLRNIDYNTFEVVNKKYFRYVKDKTGIYYVANGKADELKGLDKNSFKIIDFVFSADKNRVYYRGIKLEKILSNGFEVVGNVYDVSYYLKDREKVYFLNEISELSVVEKADSKTFSLINDLYSKDKNNIFCDGKILEGADVKSFKVFYDSDVETAKDSKHGYYDCYSVR, encoded by the coding sequence ATGAAAAAAATTATTTTAAAAATGACAATATTATTAATGATAGTAATTATTCTAGCTTGTGGGAAGAGAGAAGATAAAGATGCAAAAATGGAAAATAAAAAGCAAAATGAAAGTGAAAGTATTGCTGAAAAGCCTAAAAATCAATATGTGACAGATAAAGGGAAAGTGTATTATGATGGAAAAGTTGTAAAAGGGGCTAAGGCTGGTACGTTTGAATGGATTGAAGGGACTTGGTATGGAAAAGATGAGAATAATGTCTATTTTGAAGGGAAGAAAATTGGAAAATTAGAAGGCAAGCCGATTGAGAGAGTAAATAATTATTTGGTAAAGTCGGGGAATGCCCTTTATTATTTTTATTGGAAAATTGATAATTTGAAAAACAGTAAGATGGAAATAATTGCGAATAAGGAAGATGGAGCTGAATATTATATTAAAGATGGGAAAAATGTTTACTTTTTAGAAAGAAATATTAATTTTCTTGAATTTGACGGGAAATTAATTTTACTAAGGAATATTGACTATAATACATTTGAAGTGGTTAATAAAAAATATTTTAGATATGTAAAAGACAAAACAGGAATTTATTATGTTGCAAATGGGAAGGCGGATGAATTGAAAGGACTGGATAAAAATAGTTTTAAAATCATTGATTTTGTCTTTTCTGCGGATAAGAATAGGGTGTACTATAGGGGAATTAAGCTGGAAAAGATTTTATCTAATGGATTTGAAGTTGTGGGAAATGTTTATGATGTGAGTTATTATCTGAAAGATAGGGAAAAGGTGTATTTTTTGAATGAAATATCCGAATTAAGTGTTGTAGAAAAGGCGGATTCAAAGACTTTTTCGTTGATAAACGATTTGTATTCAAAGGATAAAAATAATATTTTTTGCGATGGAAAGATTTTGGAAGGAGCTGATGTCAAGAGTTTTAAAGTATTTTATGATTCAGATGTAGAAACAGCGAAAGATAGCAAGCACGGGTATTATGATTGTTATTCTGTGAGATAA